Proteins from a single region of Vicia villosa cultivar HV-30 ecotype Madison, WI unplaced genomic scaffold, Vvil1.0 ctg.002799F_1_1, whole genome shotgun sequence:
- the LOC131639822 gene encoding agamous-like MADS-box protein AGL80 — translation MKKFNELSTLCGIEACAIIYDENNPQPEVWPSFSQVRRVLFRYMSLPDHERSKKMVNLETYLMQSIEKAQELLRKQMEDNQKKEIADLIDRFIHTGECNMGNMNLNDVTFYIDKNLKQIEKRMNSMEI, via the coding sequence ATGAAGAAATTTAATGAACTCAGCACCCTTTGTGGCATAGAAGCTTGTGCAATAATCTATGATGAAAACAATCCTCAACCAGAGGTTTGGCCATCTTTCTCACAAGTAAGAAGGGTGTTGTTCAGGTACATGAGTTTGCCGGATCATGAACGAAGCAAGAAGATGGTTAATTTAGAGACCTACTTGATGCAAAGCATTGAGAAAGCTCAAGAGTTGTTGAGGAAACAAATGGAAGATAACCAAAAGAAGGAAATAGCCGATTTAATCGATCGGTTTATTCATACCGGTGAATGTAATATGGGAAATATGAACCTGAATGATGTAACATTTTATATTGATAAGAATCTGAAGCAAATCGAGAAGAGGATGAATTCAATGGAAATCTAA